From the genome of Nocardia sp. NBC_01503, one region includes:
- a CDS encoding glutamate ABC transporter substrate-binding protein, which produces MSARPRMLLLATVAVLAAGCGQTPDAPPMRLTAENQLPPGAETVTSALDQLGSGCGDPIASLRPGAQPSPGSMPAGSAMAKIVQNGKLRVGVDQNSFMFGYRNPASGRIEGFDIDIAREIARDIFGDPDRIELTPIVSARRVPALQNAEVDIVVQTLSPTCERRKAIEFSTSYFESDQRLLVANNSGINSTTDLVGKRVCGVKGTTTLGAILAVPQKPTVIAMNNWLDCLTALQQAQVDAASTDIPILHGLQEQDPNLRIVGEPLATDTYAVGIGQNAKDLVRFVNGVLERVRGDGTWQRLYANRLSALGPAPTPPSAKYLG; this is translated from the coding sequence GTGAGCGCGCGCCCGCGAATGCTGTTGCTGGCCACCGTGGCCGTGCTCGCCGCCGGATGCGGGCAGACCCCGGACGCCCCGCCGATGCGATTGACCGCGGAGAATCAGCTGCCACCGGGGGCCGAGACCGTTACCAGCGCACTCGATCAGCTCGGTTCCGGCTGCGGCGATCCGATCGCGAGCCTGCGGCCGGGAGCGCAGCCCAGCCCGGGGAGTATGCCGGCCGGGTCCGCCATGGCGAAGATCGTTCAGAATGGCAAACTGCGCGTCGGAGTCGATCAGAACTCGTTCATGTTCGGCTACCGTAATCCGGCCAGTGGACGGATCGAGGGCTTCGATATCGATATCGCCCGGGAGATCGCCCGGGATATCTTCGGCGATCCGGACCGGATCGAACTGACCCCCATCGTCTCCGCGCGGCGTGTGCCCGCATTGCAGAACGCGGAGGTCGACATCGTGGTGCAGACGCTCTCGCCGACCTGTGAACGCCGCAAGGCCATCGAATTCTCCACCAGCTACTTCGAATCCGATCAGCGGCTGCTGGTGGCGAACAACTCCGGTATCAACTCCACCACGGACCTGGTGGGCAAGCGAGTTTGCGGCGTCAAAGGCACAACTACGTTGGGAGCGATCCTGGCGGTACCGCAGAAGCCTACCGTTATTGCCATGAACAACTGGCTGGACTGCCTCACCGCGCTGCAGCAGGCGCAGGTCGATGCCGCCAGCACCGATATCCCGATCCTGCACGGGCTGCAGGAGCAGGATCCGAACCTGCGGATAGTGGGCGAGCCACTCGCGACGGACACCTACGCGGTCGGCATCGGACAGAACGCGAAGGATCTGGTGCGCTTCGTCAACGGTGTGCTGGAACGGGTGCGCGGTGACGGCACCTGGCAGCGGTTGTACGCCAATCGGCTGTCCGCACTCGGGCCCGCGCCGACGCCGCCCTCGGCCAAGTATCTGGGGTGA
- a CDS encoding serine/threonine-protein kinase, with amino-acid sequence MTCTEPGCTGTIEDGYCAVCGTAPSAAATVNSGPTAHGNGQGSATAAPSGAAGGGEATVCAEPGCDGSISDGYCEVCGTAPAPIAAVATSGGQSGSSAGSVATSRGSGITGAFTTGGTRSSIRTGRTGSSGATRGRLGAGMVKVPPVAPIDPAAAVMADPVVPESQRFCGKCDRPVGRSRGDQPGRSEGFCGHCRTRFSFTPKLDRGDVVGGQYEVLGPLAHGGLGWIYLALDHKVNGRPVVLKGLLNTGDADAMRAAVAERRFLAQVDHPNIVRIYNFAEDIGPDGEPVGYIVMEYVGGTSLKQILRRRRDTDGVWLPPAQAIAYILEALPALGYLHSRGLAYCDFKPDNVMQTEEQLKLIDLGAVIAMNDEHSAIYGTPGYQAPEVAETGPTVASEVYTVGRTLAVLLLKVPQEHGRLGPLPGPEFEPVLAQHPSLYRFLVRATHLDPLERFSGSDEMADQLTGVLREVLAAEDGLPRPGLSTRFGPPRAVFGVGDTLPDDPVKLVAALPIPLVDPNDSGAALLASLGSGTPRELEREITAGLRSVVTGTDESAEIPLRLIRAALEYGDAADALRRIEEMEQNLGGDWQLSWFRAQAHLLRRDWRSAAAEFDALYTALPGEPAPKLALAVTAELLGRTGSEPDPEPALREAARYYEAVWRTDRSYTSAAFGLARLRRSAHDRDGAVAVLDQVDPASAVYTEAGVAAVDTLLSVERQGELTEHLLRDAGRRIEKLGLDSKRRSAQARLRVLDAALYWLRLGRVPTDHSPLLGVTLDLQGVRTGLERCYRDLAHETDDWWERIALVEQANAVRPRTTL; translated from the coding sequence GTGACCTGCACCGAACCGGGCTGCACCGGAACCATCGAAGACGGTTACTGCGCCGTCTGCGGGACCGCACCATCGGCCGCCGCGACGGTGAACTCGGGACCGACCGCACACGGCAACGGACAGGGGTCGGCGACCGCCGCGCCGTCCGGGGCCGCCGGTGGCGGGGAAGCGACCGTCTGCGCCGAACCCGGTTGCGACGGAAGCATTTCCGACGGGTACTGCGAAGTCTGCGGTACCGCACCCGCGCCGATCGCCGCGGTCGCGACCAGTGGCGGTCAGTCGGGCTCGTCCGCGGGGAGCGTCGCGACCAGTCGAGGTTCCGGGATCACCGGAGCGTTCACGACGGGTGGGACGCGCAGCAGTATTCGGACCGGGCGCACCGGGTCCTCCGGGGCGACGCGCGGGCGGCTCGGGGCGGGGATGGTCAAGGTGCCGCCGGTCGCTCCGATCGATCCGGCCGCGGCGGTGATGGCGGATCCGGTGGTACCGGAGAGTCAGCGTTTCTGCGGTAAGTGTGATCGGCCGGTCGGGCGCAGTCGCGGTGATCAGCCGGGGCGCAGCGAGGGATTCTGCGGGCACTGCCGGACGCGATTCTCGTTCACGCCCAAGCTGGATCGCGGCGATGTGGTCGGCGGACAGTACGAGGTGCTGGGGCCGCTGGCGCACGGCGGTCTGGGGTGGATCTACCTGGCGCTCGATCACAAGGTGAACGGCCGCCCGGTGGTGCTCAAGGGTCTGCTCAATACCGGCGATGCCGATGCCATGCGCGCCGCGGTGGCCGAGCGGCGCTTCCTGGCGCAGGTCGATCACCCGAATATCGTGCGGATCTACAACTTCGCCGAGGATATCGGTCCCGATGGCGAGCCGGTCGGCTACATCGTCATGGAGTACGTCGGCGGCACCTCGCTCAAGCAGATTCTGCGGCGGCGACGCGATACCGACGGGGTGTGGCTGCCGCCCGCACAGGCCATCGCCTACATTCTCGAGGCGCTGCCCGCGCTCGGATACCTGCACTCGCGCGGGCTGGCCTACTGTGATTTCAAGCCGGACAATGTGATGCAGACCGAGGAGCAGCTCAAGCTCATCGACCTCGGCGCGGTCATCGCCATGAACGATGAGCACAGCGCCATCTACGGTACGCCCGGGTATCAGGCCCCGGAGGTCGCCGAGACCGGGCCCACCGTGGCCTCGGAGGTCTATACCGTCGGCCGCACGCTCGCGGTGCTGCTGCTCAAGGTGCCGCAGGAGCACGGCCGTCTCGGTCCGCTGCCCGGTCCGGAGTTCGAGCCGGTGCTGGCGCAGCATCCGTCGCTGTACCGATTCCTGGTGCGCGCGACACATCTCGATCCGTTGGAACGGTTCAGCGGCTCCGATGAGATGGCCGATCAGCTCACCGGCGTGCTGCGCGAGGTGCTGGCCGCCGAGGACGGGCTGCCCCGGCCGGGTCTGTCCACCCGCTTCGGTCCGCCGCGCGCGGTCTTCGGTGTCGGTGACACACTGCCGGATGATCCAGTGAAACTCGTTGCGGCGCTGCCGATTCCACTGGTCGATCCGAATGACAGCGGTGCGGCGCTGCTGGCGAGTCTGGGCTCGGGGACTCCGCGGGAGTTGGAGCGCGAGATCACCGCGGGTCTGCGCTCGGTGGTCACCGGCACGGACGAATCCGCGGAGATTCCACTACGCCTGATCCGCGCGGCGCTCGAGTACGGCGACGCGGCCGACGCGCTGCGCCGGATCGAGGAGATGGAGCAGAACCTCGGCGGCGATTGGCAATTGAGCTGGTTCCGCGCACAAGCTCATCTGCTGCGACGCGATTGGCGGTCGGCGGCGGCCGAGTTCGACGCCCTATACACCGCGCTGCCCGGTGAGCCCGCACCCAAGCTGGCGCTCGCGGTGACGGCGGAGTTGTTGGGGCGCACCGGATCCGAGCCGGATCCCGAGCCCGCACTGCGCGAAGCCGCCCGCTACTACGAGGCGGTCTGGCGCACCGATCGCTCCTACACCAGTGCCGCCTTCGGCCTGGCCCGACTGCGCCGCTCGGCCCACGATCGCGATGGCGCGGTGGCGGTCCTGGACCAGGTCGATCCGGCTTCGGCGGTATACACCGAAGCCGGTGTGGCGGCTGTGGATACGCTGCTCAGTGTGGAACGCCAGGGCGAGCTCACCGAACACCTGCTGCGCGATGCGGGGCGGCGGATCGAGAAGCTCGGCCTGGACTCCAAACGCCGGTCCGCTCAGGCCCGGTTACGCGTACTCGATGCGGCGCTGTACTGGCTGCGCCTTGGCCGCGTGCCCACCGATCACTCCCCACTGCTGGGGGTGACACTCGACTTACAGGGGGTGCGTACCGGTTTGGAACGCTGCTATCGCGATCTCGCGCATGAAACGGATGACTGGTGGGAACGTATCGCCCTGGTGGAACAGGCCAATGCCGTTCGCCCGAGGACCACGCTGTGA
- a CDS encoding protein phosphatase 2C domain-containing protein, with the protein MTARCPACGTFAAESDRFCEECGRQLGGQRIALPPTSAPAVASDNTRPTSLARAASAAVARYSGTTLSHDSEDPPACDGCGGTHFDSDGFCVVCGQRGREHDRFEADLGAAVLVTDRGNVHAHNEDAVAAAVLESANPGTPPALVISVCDGVSTSEDPQAASGTGVRTGVDTCLTALAAARPAEEAIMAGVAAAAQAVRDIGTADGRSPSCTYVGAVVQFDDAGGARLTVANVGDSRAYWLQSGPGSQRLTVDDSLAQAMVETGAMDEEAAMDTPHAHVLTRWLGADSEKQSWSDNCVQTLHVRAPGVLLICSDGLWNYLPDAAGLAEIALAAVPLESARALVDYALQAGGKDNITVALVPVPFSELIGEAL; encoded by the coding sequence GTGACCGCCCGGTGCCCGGCCTGCGGGACCTTCGCCGCGGAGAGCGACCGCTTCTGTGAGGAGTGCGGGCGACAGCTCGGCGGGCAGCGGATCGCCCTACCGCCCACCTCCGCACCCGCGGTGGCCAGCGACAATACCCGCCCGACCAGTCTGGCACGGGCCGCCTCCGCGGCCGTGGCACGTTACAGCGGCACCACGCTCTCGCATGATTCGGAGGATCCGCCCGCCTGTGACGGCTGCGGCGGAACGCATTTCGACAGCGACGGATTCTGCGTGGTGTGCGGACAGCGCGGGCGCGAACACGATCGATTCGAGGCGGATCTGGGCGCGGCCGTACTGGTCACCGATCGCGGAAACGTACACGCGCACAATGAGGACGCGGTCGCCGCCGCCGTGCTGGAGAGCGCGAATCCGGGTACGCCGCCCGCACTGGTGATCTCGGTATGCGATGGCGTCTCGACCTCGGAGGATCCGCAGGCGGCCTCCGGCACCGGGGTACGCACCGGCGTCGACACCTGCCTGACCGCGCTGGCCGCCGCACGCCCCGCCGAAGAGGCGATCATGGCCGGAGTCGCCGCGGCCGCACAGGCGGTGCGCGATATCGGCACCGCGGACGGCCGTTCACCCTCCTGCACCTACGTGGGCGCGGTGGTGCAGTTCGACGATGCCGGGGGCGCGCGCCTGACCGTCGCGAATGTCGGTGACAGCCGGGCGTATTGGTTGCAGTCCGGACCTGGTTCCCAGCGGCTCACCGTCGATGATTCACTCGCCCAGGCCATGGTAGAGACCGGGGCCATGGACGAGGAAGCCGCCATGGACACCCCGCACGCGCATGTGCTGACTCGCTGGCTGGGCGCCGACAGCGAGAAGCAATCGTGGTCCGACAATTGCGTGCAGACCCTGCACGTGCGTGCGCCGGGTGTACTGCTGATCTGCTCCGACGGGCTGTGGAACTACCTGCCCGATGCGGCTGGACTGGCCGAGATCGCCTTGGCCGCAGTGCCTTTGGAGTCCGCTCGCGCGCTCGTGGATTACGCGCTGCAGGCGGGTGGCAAGGACAACATCACCGTCGCGCTGGTACCCGTTCCGTTCTCCGAGCTAATAGGAGAAGCACTGTGA
- a CDS encoding vWA domain-containing protein, translated as MSSPETKGISVAVDQNPYLAEGVRTIDAVVSVETTDELMVAAPAQERVEILIIDCSGSMGGGDKFGGARRATLAALDVIPDGTRFAIVEGTDKAEVVYPRDGATALADKRSRADARRALDKLHPHGGTAMGTWLGLSRLIAQRHPGAMVHAILLTDGRNEHEKPEQLAAEIKASERLFTCDCRGVGTDWEPNELRAIASALHGTVDIVKTPDLLAADFAEMMQTSLAKVIPELTLRVWTPVGATVRFVKLVDPVIEDLTARRTATAAQIGEYPLGAWGAEERGYHVQIEVEPAPPGREKLAARISVVAEGEVLGQGLVKAVWTTDTDLSARISRRVAHYTGQAELARAVQEGLAARKQGDLNTATAKLRRAVQLANESGNENTAKLLKAVVEVDDRTGTVRLRSRVDAADEMALDVRSSKTARVRKEAGS; from the coding sequence GTGAGTTCCCCTGAAACCAAGGGTATTTCGGTCGCCGTCGACCAGAATCCCTATCTCGCCGAGGGCGTGCGCACCATCGACGCCGTCGTCTCGGTGGAGACCACCGACGAGTTGATGGTCGCCGCACCCGCGCAGGAGCGCGTCGAGATTCTGATCATCGACTGTTCGGGCTCCATGGGCGGCGGTGACAAATTCGGCGGAGCCCGGCGCGCCACCCTCGCGGCGCTGGACGTCATTCCGGACGGCACCCGCTTCGCCATTGTCGAGGGCACCGACAAGGCCGAGGTGGTCTACCCTCGCGATGGCGCAACAGCCCTCGCGGACAAACGATCTCGTGCCGATGCCCGCCGCGCTCTCGACAAACTGCACCCGCACGGCGGTACCGCCATGGGCACCTGGCTCGGCCTGTCCCGGCTCATCGCGCAGCGGCATCCGGGTGCGATGGTGCACGCCATCCTGCTCACCGACGGCCGCAACGAACATGAGAAGCCCGAGCAGTTGGCGGCGGAGATCAAAGCCTCCGAACGGCTGTTCACCTGCGATTGCCGCGGCGTCGGAACCGATTGGGAGCCCAACGAATTGCGGGCCATCGCCAGCGCGCTGCACGGCACCGTCGATATCGTGAAGACCCCCGATCTGCTCGCCGCGGACTTCGCCGAAATGATGCAGACCTCGCTTGCCAAGGTCATTCCCGAGCTCACCCTGCGGGTGTGGACACCGGTCGGCGCGACCGTGCGCTTCGTCAAACTGGTCGACCCGGTCATCGAGGATCTCACCGCACGCCGCACCGCCACCGCCGCCCAGATCGGCGAGTACCCGCTCGGCGCGTGGGGGGCGGAGGAGCGCGGCTATCACGTGCAGATCGAGGTGGAGCCCGCCCCGCCCGGCCGCGAAAAGCTCGCCGCGCGAATCAGTGTCGTCGCCGAGGGTGAGGTACTGGGCCAGGGTCTGGTGAAGGCCGTCTGGACCACCGACACCGATCTCTCGGCGCGCATCAGCCGTCGCGTCGCCCACTACACCGGGCAGGCCGAACTGGCCCGGGCGGTGCAGGAGGGCCTGGCCGCCCGCAAACAGGGCGACCTCAACACCGCCACCGCCAAACTGCGGCGAGCGGTCCAACTGGCCAATGAATCCGGTAACGAGAACACCGCGAAACTGCTGAAAGCCGTTGTCGAGGTGGATGATCGCACCGGCACCGTGCGCCTGCGCTCCCGCGTCGACGCCGCCGACGAGATGGCTCTGGACGTCCGCTCCAGCAAAACGGCCCGGGTCCGCAAGGAAGCGGGTTCGTAA
- a CDS encoding FHA domain-containing protein: MTLCPEGHTSASTDYCDTCGSTMSAGATGTATPPEGVAQCPACGALIDGRFCEDCGHDSALPVPQHAPAPTVVNPDATLVNAGSSAPVEMWIATVTADAAHYHRMIAQKGPDADRVDFPDYYPARRIPLHGTDILIGKHSTSQGLHPDIDLAIAPADIAVSRSHAILHLNGGSLTVMDLGSTNGTCLNGSDTPIAAKQPIPLQPGDRIHVGGWTTITISKETT; this comes from the coding sequence ATGACACTCTGCCCCGAAGGTCACACCTCGGCATCCACCGACTACTGTGACACCTGCGGCTCCACCATGAGCGCGGGAGCGACCGGAACCGCCACTCCCCCAGAGGGAGTCGCGCAATGTCCCGCCTGCGGAGCGCTGATCGACGGCCGCTTCTGCGAAGACTGCGGCCACGATTCGGCCCTCCCGGTCCCCCAGCACGCTCCCGCCCCCACCGTGGTCAATCCGGACGCGACCCTGGTGAACGCCGGATCGTCCGCGCCAGTTGAGATGTGGATCGCCACCGTGACGGCCGACGCCGCCCACTACCACCGCATGATCGCCCAGAAGGGCCCCGACGCGGACCGCGTGGACTTCCCCGACTACTACCCTGCCCGCCGAATCCCCTTGCACGGCACCGACATTCTCATCGGCAAGCACAGCACCTCCCAGGGCCTGCACCCGGACATAGACCTGGCCATCGCCCCCGCGGATATAGCGGTCTCCCGCTCGCACGCCATCCTGCACCTCAACGGCGGTTCACTCACCGTCATGGACCTCGGCTCCACCAACGGCACCTGCCTCAACGGCAGCGACACCCCGATCGCCGCAAAGCAGCCCATCCCACTACAACCGGGCGACCGCATCCACGTGGGCGGCTGGACCACCATCACGATCTCCAAGGAGACCACCTGA
- a CDS encoding aldo/keto reductase yields MRYIKLGTTGLEVSAITLGCMSFGEPDRGGEPWSLGVDASRDIIKKALESGVNFLDTANGYSAGSSEEIVGRAVKDFTRRAEVVLATKVWMRMRPGPNGAGLSRKAIFAELDASLKRLGTDYIDLYQIHRWDYDTPIEETLEALHDAVKSGKVRYIGASSMYAWQFAKALYLADLNGWTRFVSMQEHYNLIHREAEREMIPLCADQGVGVIPWSPLARGRLTRAWDTATARAETDAGGTILYRDEDRAVAERVHEIAGRRGLSPAQIALAWAMRNPAVTSPIVGVTKPAQLADAVAAVDVELDEDEAAYLEEPYQPHEAAYLEESFYKRQPVADSR; encoded by the coding sequence ATGCGATACATCAAGCTCGGAACGACCGGACTGGAAGTCTCCGCAATCACGCTGGGCTGTATGAGCTTCGGCGAGCCGGACCGGGGCGGCGAGCCCTGGTCGCTGGGCGTGGACGCCAGCCGGGACATCATCAAGAAGGCCCTCGAGAGCGGCGTCAATTTCCTCGACACAGCCAATGGGTACAGCGCCGGAAGCAGCGAGGAGATCGTCGGTCGAGCGGTCAAGGACTTCACCCGGCGGGCGGAGGTTGTTCTCGCCACCAAGGTCTGGATGCGGATGCGTCCCGGCCCGAACGGCGCAGGGCTGTCCCGCAAGGCGATCTTCGCCGAGCTCGACGCCTCCCTGAAGCGACTGGGGACCGACTACATCGACCTGTACCAGATTCACCGCTGGGACTACGACACTCCGATCGAGGAAACCCTCGAGGCGCTGCACGACGCGGTCAAATCCGGGAAGGTCCGTTACATCGGAGCCTCGTCCATGTACGCCTGGCAGTTCGCCAAGGCCCTGTACCTGGCTGACCTGAACGGCTGGACCCGGTTCGTGTCGATGCAGGAGCACTACAACCTCATCCACCGGGAAGCGGAGCGGGAGATGATCCCGCTCTGCGCCGACCAGGGCGTCGGCGTGATCCCGTGGAGCCCGCTGGCGCGGGGCAGGCTGACGCGGGCCTGGGACACGGCCACCGCGCGTGCGGAGACCGACGCGGGCGGCACAATCCTCTACCGCGACGAGGACCGGGCGGTGGCCGAGCGCGTCCACGAGATCGCGGGCAGGCGCGGTTTGTCCCCGGCTCAAATCGCCCTGGCCTGGGCCATGCGCAACCCGGCGGTGACCTCGCCCATCGTCGGGGTCACCAAGCCGGCCCAGCTGGCCGACGCGGTCGCCGCCGTGGACGTCGAACTCGACGAAGACGAGGCCGCCTACTTGGAGGAGCCCTACCAGCCGCACGAGGCTGCCTACCTGGAGGAGTCCTTCTACAAGCGGCAGCCTGTGGCGGACTCCCGGTAG
- a CDS encoding Rossmann-like fold-containing protein, with amino-acid sequence MRILLYGCGDFSNVIESLSFIKQQLGYTPFQPIDADHPNPSDDVLATELRSEAELRKVYGDVVATNVQALGNAGVAVGFETDATGHYSVGGFDLIIFRNPHTGTYGNGQDPGMSSYLVSSTDNQRLLMAALANSRKILNPNGQVLITAVGWPYIGKNPKGDLGLTGMQLEVPSFAAAYGTKAGLVHVRNLDLGKMWVARNRGSTFVADELGILYRN; translated from the coding sequence ATGCGCATCCTTCTCTACGGCTGCGGCGACTTCTCCAATGTGATCGAGTCCCTGTCCTTCATCAAGCAACAGTTGGGGTACACCCCCTTCCAGCCGATCGATGCGGACCATCCCAATCCCAGTGACGATGTGCTGGCCACCGAGCTACGCAGCGAGGCCGAACTGCGCAAGGTATACGGCGACGTGGTCGCCACCAATGTCCAGGCCCTCGGAAATGCCGGTGTCGCAGTCGGATTCGAAACCGACGCCACCGGCCACTACTCCGTCGGGGGGTTCGATCTGATCATCTTCCGCAATCCGCACACCGGAACTTACGGCAACGGTCAGGACCCCGGCATGTCGTCCTATCTGGTGTCGAGCACCGACAATCAGCGGTTGCTGATGGCCGCGCTGGCGAACTCCCGAAAGATCCTGAACCCCAACGGGCAGGTCCTGATCACCGCCGTCGGCTGGCCCTATATCGGCAAGAACCCCAAGGGCGACCTGGGATTGACGGGTATGCAGCTCGAGGTCCCGAGCTTCGCCGCCGCGTACGGCACGAAGGCCGGTCTCGTGCACGTGCGCAATCTCGACCTCGGCAAGATGTGGGTCGCACGCAATCGGGGCTCGACGTTCGTCGCCGACGAACTCGGGATTCTCTATCGGAACTGA
- a CDS encoding DUF2199 domain-containing protein, with the protein MMVGSTFSCSFCSELHDGPPLGYGTHAPVYWNADFTEQQGNVLGEEQCVIAGEHFFVRARLVLPIKDADGEFDWGVWVSLSEANFHRSSALWDKPERVEEPPYFGWLSTALPGYEPTTVNLKTKLHTQPLGERPLAELEPTDHPLAVEQRAGITMARVQWLAEQLLHADS; encoded by the coding sequence ATGATGGTCGGCTCGACGTTCTCCTGCTCATTCTGCTCCGAACTGCACGATGGGCCTCCTCTCGGCTACGGCACGCACGCGCCCGTCTACTGGAACGCGGACTTCACCGAGCAGCAGGGCAATGTGCTGGGGGAAGAACAATGCGTGATCGCCGGCGAACACTTCTTCGTGCGCGCGCGTCTGGTGCTTCCGATCAAAGACGCCGATGGTGAGTTCGACTGGGGTGTCTGGGTATCGCTGAGCGAGGCCAACTTCCACCGGTCGTCAGCCTTGTGGGACAAGCCCGAGCGGGTCGAGGAGCCACCGTATTTCGGGTGGTTGTCGACAGCGCTGCCCGGGTATGAGCCGACCACGGTGAATCTCAAGACCAAGCTGCACACCCAGCCCCTCGGCGAGCGCCCACTGGCGGAGTTGGAGCCCACCGATCATCCGCTGGCTGTCGAACAGCGCGCGGGGATCACCATGGCCCGAGTTCAATGGCTCGCTGAGCAACTCTTGCACGCCGACTCGTAG
- a CDS encoding NADP-dependent oxidoreductase produces MKAMRFAEYGGPEVLKQVDVAEPHAGPGQVRIAVRAAGVNPHDWRVREGQFQRVQPLVLPAGVGQDAAGVIDEIGDGVTDFEVGDQVFGRGSNTYAENAVLSSWARLPDGLTFAEAAGYPSVVETALRILRMVGVQPGQTLLVSGAAGGVGSTVSQIARDRGITVIGTAGPANQDYLRSLGAIATTYGPGWVERVRQLGRIDAALDLNGTGVLRGLLDLTGDPDKVITIADLEAPMLGIRFAGVGGSMPEALATAVDLIRRGKLHLPVDRSYPLTDAAAAHADSRAGHTRGRRVLLV; encoded by the coding sequence ATGAAGGCAATGCGCTTCGCCGAGTACGGCGGTCCCGAAGTCCTGAAACAGGTAGACGTGGCCGAGCCGCACGCCGGCCCCGGCCAAGTACGCATCGCCGTGCGGGCGGCGGGGGTGAACCCGCACGATTGGCGGGTTCGCGAGGGCCAGTTCCAGCGGGTCCAGCCGCTCGTCCTGCCCGCCGGTGTCGGACAGGACGCCGCGGGCGTGATAGACGAAATCGGCGACGGTGTCACCGATTTCGAGGTCGGCGACCAGGTATTCGGCCGAGGTTCGAACACGTACGCGGAGAACGCCGTGCTCTCCAGTTGGGCGCGCCTGCCAGACGGGCTCACCTTCGCCGAGGCTGCCGGGTACCCCTCGGTGGTCGAGACCGCACTGCGGATCCTCCGCATGGTCGGCGTCCAACCCGGGCAAACACTGCTGGTCAGTGGCGCGGCCGGTGGAGTCGGGTCGACGGTATCGCAGATCGCCCGCGACCGGGGAATCACGGTGATCGGCACCGCCGGGCCCGCGAACCAGGACTACCTGCGAAGCCTCGGCGCGATCGCCACCACCTACGGTCCGGGCTGGGTCGAGCGCGTACGTCAGCTCGGCCGGATCGACGCCGCGCTGGACCTGAACGGCACCGGCGTCCTGCGCGGACTTCTCGACCTGACCGGGGATCCGGACAAGGTCATCACCATCGCCGACCTCGAGGCCCCCATGCTCGGTATCCGCTTCGCCGGCGTCGGCGGAAGCATGCCCGAAGCCCTTGCCACCGCCGTCGACCTGATTCGACGCGGCAAGCTCCACCTCCCGGTCGACCGGTCGTACCCGCTCACCGATGCCGCGGCGGCGCACGCGGACAGCCGAGCCGGACACACCCGCGGGCGTAGAGTCCTGCTCGTCTGA
- a CDS encoding TetR/AcrR family transcriptional regulator produces the protein MTAPPGRRERKKAATRQKIADTALALFLERGYDAVGIRDVAAEADVAVTTVFSHFASKEALVFEQDENFEQRLTHAVTGRSANEPLIPALRHEIHAMVRHCAAEGAAPLWHLIDRTPALREYEDSMRLRHAESLAAAIAAELDQPPNSTECRAIARFVIDAYSLARETADPQAAVDEIFRMIEAAWAVTGRSDACRS, from the coding sequence ATGACCGCGCCGCCCGGGCGTCGTGAGCGCAAGAAGGCCGCGACCCGCCAGAAGATCGCTGACACCGCGCTGGCGCTATTTCTGGAACGCGGATACGACGCGGTGGGCATCCGCGATGTGGCTGCCGAGGCCGACGTGGCCGTCACCACCGTCTTCTCCCACTTCGCCTCGAAAGAGGCCCTGGTCTTCGAGCAGGACGAGAACTTCGAGCAGCGACTCACCCACGCTGTGACCGGCAGATCGGCGAACGAGCCACTGATCCCGGCGCTGCGGCACGAGATCCACGCCATGGTGCGGCACTGCGCGGCCGAAGGAGCCGCACCGCTCTGGCATCTGATCGACAGGACACCCGCCCTGCGCGAGTACGAGGATTCGATGCGGCTGCGCCACGCGGAGTCATTGGCGGCGGCCATCGCCGCGGAGCTCGACCAGCCGCCGAACAGCACGGAATGCCGGGCAATCGCGCGGTTCGTGATCGACGCCTACTCGCTGGCCCGAGAGACGGCAGATCCGCAGGCCGCGGTGGACGAGATCTTCCGGATGATCGAGGCGGCCTGGGCGGTCACCGGTCGTTCCGATGCCTGTCGCTCGTGA
- a CDS encoding GNAT family N-acetyltransferase: MWEVDGQPVLVASLSRSVAGIVRVGLVATPPEHRGQGYAAAVTHHVSRAALDAGNNEVLLFTDRSNPTSNGIYRRLGYEVVEERIQMRLGTTH; this comes from the coding sequence TTGTGGGAAGTCGACGGACAGCCGGTGTTGGTCGCCTCGCTCTCGCGCAGCGTTGCCGGGATCGTGCGGGTCGGCCTGGTGGCCACGCCACCGGAACATCGCGGACAGGGTTATGCGGCGGCGGTGACGCACCATGTGTCGCGGGCCGCGCTGGACGCGGGTAACAACGAGGTTCTGCTGTTCACCGACAGATCGAATCCCACAAGTAACGGCATCTACCGGCGGTTGGGTTACGAGGTCGTCGAAGAGCGGATCCAGATGCGGCTCGGCACAACCCATTAG